Genomic DNA from Salvia miltiorrhiza cultivar Shanhuang (shh) chromosome 1, IMPLAD_Smil_shh, whole genome shotgun sequence:
CTATTACATTTTTCACCTAATGAATTGCATCACTTAGTTGAGGTTTGTCCAGTGATGTAAACTTTTTCTTATTGACGCAGGTTTTTGGTGAAGGTGCCGGGAAAGAACTGGGGCAATTGAAAAGTTCAAAATAAGCAGAAACATGTAACATGAAGAAACCCAGGTTTATTACTATTCAAGGTTTGTGTTTGTGTGCATATTCAAGGTTTCTATACAAAAGTGGTAGTTTTGTTTACTAATAAATGTATCTAGTATTGTGATAACTAAGTTAATAATTTCGATGTTTCACTGTTAAAaatctttttataaatttatatttaatttaatgtcaATGCATTCTTTGTCAAATACTAATGTGTATTATACGCTACAAGAAAAGGCCAACCGATAGTGTCGGGAAATAAGGCGCCAACCTTTACTGGGCCGCTGATGAATAGTGTCGAAAGTATTTACCGACGGATTCTTGTCCGTTAGTGGTTCCATCGTGTTTGACAATTTTTCTCGTAGTATTAATGACCGAAACATCGAAACATATGGTTGCTAAGACTAAGTTTATCAGCAACCACCCAATCATCCAACaatcttcaatatttaattaatttctctctctttcatatcACCACACCAATATTCATCTCAACCTAACCACTTCTATTTTTGTTGGTTTATCAATGACCACTCAACCATCCAAccacaacattatatataattattttgttattatttttaatcgtaataattttaataatattaaatataaattaaaatattacaaaaaaaattaaaatgaaaaaaacaataacaaactaataaaaatttaaattacgacaaactaaaaatagaaattacaaCAACCCAAACTCGAAATAGAAAAAAACAATACATACTAGCATTTAATTATCATTGCCAAACTTTTGCCATATGTGCTCGATCAAGTCATGTAATAGAGAGTTACATTTTTGTTGAGGCGTTTGAAATGTTGCCTTAATGATTCCAAGGTCTTTGGACCTCCAATTTCTGGATTATCTGCTCAACTTTGCTCATACATATCTGCAACACTTTTCCAAAATGACTTACTATTCTGCCAACTATTGGATTGTTACTGACAAAGCACCAAGCAGACATTAGTGATATATCTTCTATATAAGTCTAACTTTGCGCATTGTTGGAAGGGTTTGCAGAAATTTTTTCAGAGGTTTGGTGATATTCAGAAATAGGAGAATCAGTTGGATTATGCGAGAATTCTGAATTCATAGCATAATCAAACTCTGGGAATTCATTGGAGCTTGGAATATCAGCAAGATTTGGATAATAGTCTTGGGAGGGGTTGAAATTTTGAGAGTTGAAGAAGGAATTATTGCCTCGATCCATTGAAAAATAGATAAACAAATAATAGAAGTTATAAGTAAAAAAGGATAAATGAGAGAATTTGAAGGTGTATTGAAATATAGCAAGAGtggtctctatttatagagaatgaaaaaatataaattttggtatattttttattttttttaatattttatataaaagatatacttgtttttattaattatcctaATAAAATCTATTCACCCAATTAAATGATGACAAGTGTTACAATATCATTAGTTGATagttgaggagagagagagagaccatgcATGGTCTCTTTTTTCACAAGGTCGACCGTGGCCTCCTTCAGctttatcatattttttttttttttttttgctttacaCATGTGGCAGAGACCTGATCTCCCACATTTGAACCGATAATGGTAGTCTAAGAAGTAAGAATGCAGCATTAGCGATCATTTGACAACGGGTAACTTTCATTTTTATTAACAATCAAATTTTGATCTTCCTCTCCGAAAAAACCTATACCaattatttacttatattttgatTGATGACAAAAAATTTAGTCATTACGTAACGACTGAGAAATGATTATTAGATAATCgttaaagttgaaaatttaagaCCAAATTTGAACTTTACAATGATCGAAATTTTAGTAATTACTTCAACGATCAGATTTTTGATCAATTATATGTCAGTACAATCATACAATGGCAATGCCTCAAATTGCTCATTAGCCTTTTTAATGAtcgatattttattttcaacgATCACAATGGGGGCTCTTATACCGTACTCTGTAAAATTTATctatattttattcaatttaaatGCATATGtagattaaaaataaatattgaattttaacatctaaaattttattaaaattaaattagacAATTACAATAACTATAAAAAATTAcagttattaaaaaaaattaaacattataataaattaaaaatttgtcAATTCCATTCTCTAAGTTTGCAAATTTCTGCACTATTGCCTTGTGCATAGCCAATGCTTTAAAGCCCATTTTTAATTTGTCCATTCCAATGATTTGTGTCTGGTTGAAATTTTCGGTAGAATTTACGACTCTATCCATTGtcttgaagtagtgtcatttttcCCCTTGCACTGACGGCTCTACTTTTTTGCCCTTACCCTTGTAGCGATTCACCGCCTTTTGGCTTATAGGCGTAGTCGTGATGCTCGAAGTGGAGGACGTCGTCATGTAACTCCCTCGACGGAATTCTTCGAACGCTTCAATGAATGGGCTTTATCGCCAATATAGACAAATTGTtgaaatcatattttttttaatagggcACCTGCATGCGCCAACACTGGCTCGCAAAGGTGAGTTGCCGCAGTGAAAATGCTCTAAAATTTTTTGTGCATGCGTCGGCACCTGGCTCACAAGCCCCCCTCCCCAACAGCGCTACACGACTCGTGCCTATCCAACAAGCCACGATGAAGATGATCTAAAACTTTTTGCGCATGCATCAACACTtgcggggtgaaatccaaccacgaattctttgaaagtcgtttggaatctatgtgaattccatggaatttaaatttcatggactttttaaagtctgtggaaatccacaacgaatacaacCCCCTTAGTTTGCAAGTCCCTCTCTTTCTTGACAATACTACGCGACCCGCACCTAACCAGCAAGTTGTGATGAAAATGCTCTAAGATTTTTTTGTGCACGTGCCAACACCTGGCTGGCAAATCCCCCCTCCCTTCCCGACAATGAGTCGCGATGGAGATGCTCTGAAACTTTTTGTTACATATGAAAATTTTACGATTTGAATATCTACATATGGACGCTAtcatattaaaaatttacaatcaTCGTTCGTGCGGGCCAATTTGCAATTTCCCCAAAATAGAATGCGTTAGTTCCATTTCTTATCTCCCAAGGACCAAAAATTAATATGCAAGTTCTGCGAACGACGCCGTACTAGCACTCCGCAAAGTCGGATCGGGAATATTTCAAGCACAAAACAGAAAACACCACtccactcctctctctctctctaaaccaTAATGCCGCCGTTCAAGCCATTCGCGACCGCCGCGAACACTCTCCGGGCCCGCCTCACCCCGTCGATTCGCACCCGTGGCGGAGGAGGCGGGCCGAGCCGCTGGACCACTCCGGGCCACGAGGAGCGGCCGAAAGGTTTCGCCTTCAACCGGACGCCGCTGCCAGCGGGGGAGTCGCGAAAGTGGGAGGACTGGGAGCTTCCGTGCTACATCACTAGCTTCCTCACCATCGTCATTCTCGGAGTGGGCCTCAGCGCGAAGCCCGATCTCACGATCGAGACCTGGGCCCACCAGAAAGCCCTAGAACGGCTCGAATTGGAAGCGTCGCAGCGTGCTGATTCTGATTGAAGGTATTATCTTCTATTtgcttttcctttttcttttccccTCTTCCCAACGAGGGATGTGGCGACGGAGGGACCTTCGTGCATCATAAGGTTTTGTGCAGCTGAACTGTTTGGAATAAATGTAATTGACTGACTGGCTTTTGCTGTTGGAGTTTTAGACAGTGTTGTTTTCGGGTGCTATCAATATACGGGATTTTCAGGGTTTTAATTTTGCTGCGGGTTGAATTGGCTGGGAATTTGTGATATTTATCTGCAAATTATGATGTCATATTTCATAGGCGTCCGAACTAGAAGTTTTGGGTTTCTATGTTCTAAATTGTTACTAATTTCTTGGAGTGAAGCTTGATATGCTTGTTGCATTCTAATGCTGTTTGGAGGCGTTTATGATGTTATTCTACTAGTGGTAAAACTAAGTTTGTTTCTCGGTATAATGTATGTTTGTGATTAATTGACTCCAGTTTGATGCTTTCTTTCCAATAATTTATGTTTCCCTTCTTTTATAATGTGTATACTGCTGATTGGGGTCCATCATTTTATTTCCAGAATGTGAATAATATGTTTGATTCGATTCTCGAATGTATAGATGAATCCTAGCTATTGAAATGAATTTATCTAGTGGTGTGAATTGCTTTGAGCAATCTGATTACACTTGGGGAAGGCACAGTGAAGGATTTCTTGTCATTTATGAATGCTACTTTCTGGTTATTTTGAGTCATTAGCATCCTGGACCTGTCAGGCTGCAAAttgaatgatgatgatgatgatgatgatgataataataataataataaggtcGAGCCTTCTACCCAAACTTGAGAGAAAAAAGCTAAACAAGTaatttttggttttggtttGGAGTGGTTATCTGGATTCACACTCATTAAGTTTTGACTTATCTCCAAACTAATTTTTTGAGTTATGAAACTAATAGGGTTTGTTTGGTGAGTTTTTATGATCTAAATTTGTACCTAGAAACATCCAGGGTCAGTTATTCATGAGGGGTTGTTTCTTGAAGGTTCTTCTTCTAGGTGAAATAGAGTATGCATGCTGGATCTTGTTATTCTAGAAATTCTATATGGTCATGCATCATCTTTAGGTTGCTTGAGCTTGGCCTGCAACATCTTCATTTGCCACTCATTTCTTGGACAGTCGTTTCTCACTCTATTCTATTTGTTACCAGTATTATCGTTGAGTGGAATGATGAAAACTGAATACCCAGAGTGAAGTAGTTTAAAGTTAGGAAGTTGGTTAATTGTTCACCATTAGGTTCCTAGAACTACATCAACTTAGAATTCACAGGATTCAAATTGCAATACCACTTGCTAAGAGCAGTGTTGTGAAAATCGATTGGGGCGTTCGCCTCGAGGCGGTGCGAGGTAAATTGTAGGTTTATGGATTGAATTTTCGGTCcactatttaataaaaaaaggaactcaagaaaattttatatcaaaattaaaaatcccattgatatttttacatttaaCCCTAAAACTAATGTataaaagtaaaacaaaaagaACCCCATGTATTACTAATTACTATTGAGTCACCCAGAAAGTTGAAGCGTCGCACCATCTTTTGACTTTCCCACTTTCTCATCCTCATACAGAAATATTTATGAATTGGTGGATTTGGTGTTTATGAAATACTTAtgcttttattttgatgattttaagACTTATAAACCTcactttatattttttgtttgttatatgttatttatatagttttttatttttgtcttctATTTGAGGCTTACGCTTCTAGGCTTACTGACGCCTTAGGTCCGCCTTAAGCTATTTACAACATTGGCTAGGAGTTCTCTGAACATATATCTCGATTGTGTATTTTGGTATCTTTGTCGAGTGACTTGGATGCTTGGCAGAAGAGCCCCTTGAAGTAGGATTGGGTTGCAAATAATAGTATAGAAGTACCTGGGCTGGGATCTCAAAGAAAGTTCAACCCGATAATTATGTTGTTAGTGTCCAAACTTTTGTAAATTTCACTACTTCAATTTTTTAACTTTATATTTATGAGGATCAAATATTGCGAACCTTTATTAGAATAATTTTTTCTAAGAATTCTTATAAATACAACCACCCATACATAggcacacatacatatatatttgtccttttgatattatagtaattacaattttaaataAACTCAGTAACTCATAATGCTAAATTATACTAATAACTTTCACATATGAAGTTTAACAAATGCTATAGAGTAACGTTTAAAAAATGGTCAATATCAaagaaattcataaattttggtgcaatttgcaattttaactaGATAACTTTTACTTTTTGCAATTTTGCACATACTGTACTTTAAGTTAGCAAATCAATATACAACTTAATGTAAATGACTAAATGTTTGATTGGGCTTTGGAGGGTCATATCAAATGGTGAGTGTTTGCTAAGGTGGGTTTTGTGATTATTTGATGCAAGGCAGATCGATTTGGGAGAAGTATAGAAGATGGGGAGTCTAGTTGTGGCCACCATTCAGGCTGTCGATGATTGAATAGGGCCAGTTGTTAGGGCTTCCAAAAGAGGAAATCTTGGAGGATTATCATAGAATATAGGGAGATGGGAATATTAGCTTGAATTTGCTTTAGGATTTCAAGAATAGGAAGATATCAGCCTATAAAATAAGCGTAGCTTGAAATGGTGAGGTTTGTTTTGACAGCGCCAAATAGCAAACTTTACTGGGCTATGCACAGTGAAAGTGTAATAACGTTTTCATATTGGTGTGTAGACATCTTGTTTTCTGCTCAATGAAACTAGTGAAGGCTATTGTATTTGTGAATCAGCAAACAAGGTTGAAAGGAGATATTAGGTTTCAATTTGGAATGCTTACTCTCTGCATACGTGCcgtattatatacatatatatattcatatcatGTTTGTGTTGGATTACGATCTAGACTGAAATAGTCACTGGGAAGATGTTTGCATTAGTTGCTTAATATGTGCTGGGGTTAAACATTATATCTATGTAATTTGATATTGTGTGGATCAGGTGATACAGTTTCACATTTCTGCATTTGTTTGTCATTCACTGTAATGGGATTTGACTTCTAAATAATTAGATTCGTATTAGAATGCAATGCATTGACAGCTTCCCTTGATTTATCTAAGATAGATATTTTAGAGGCAGATCTGATATTGTGAAGATCACAAAGAGTTGTCAGATCTTCATTATAATAAGCCTCAATTAATATATGTATCAGTATTGTTGGTATAAAGGCCAGCAAGCATGCAGAAGCTTCCTTTACATTCAAGTAGCAAAGAGCTGTTCTCTCTCTCATTGAATTGAAAGGTGATTGTTGCGTTTTTTTTAGACGAGAGAATCTGCATCTTCTGGATTTGGATCCTTCCTAGTTATTTTTGGACTTTAGtatatctatattttttattttattgaatgtCACACCTATATTATAAGATCATGATACGAACGTCGAGCTTGAAGCTTGGGATTCATAGTTTTTATTTCTCACCGGGATTAAATATATTAGTACAAGAAAGTCCTTTTATCCAAGTACGATAATATTTCCGTGTTATAAATTACTTTCCTCAAAAGTAAAAAATTATTGTTTCAGCTTGGAAATCGCAATTTGTGTGTTTCAATTAGCTCTTGGGCTGTAAAAAGATTCATATAATGGAAGTCTATTGAAGTTTAGGAGTTAAATTATTAACAGAATATAGAATGGAGTATAGACATACAATTAATTGAATAGGAATCTAACGAAATTATGACTACCTCTGTCTCCCATTCTCTATTAATTAGAAAACGCCAATAAATGAACTGGACCGCACAATCAGTCCTACGCCCAATCTCCTAATTGGAAAAATGTCTCAATTTTTTCCATTTCTTTAATTCGTATCATTAACCTACAAATTGTATTAAACAAATAATGTGACGGGATGAATCCAAAAAGTGTTGGTAAAATCCCAAATCTAAAATATCTTAGTGAAATCCGAAACATTTCAATCACGAATTCACTGGTTATACCAAGTTAGTCCAAGAAATATATTTTACCATTTTTTATGGACAAGGACAATGGTCCATTTGGTCCACAACAAATAATTGTTTAGAAGACTAAATACATTACATTGGTTGGTCTTGGATTTATACAGCCCACCAAAAATAACAGGTAAGTCTGAGGGTCTacttcaattaaataaatttcaataaatatcctcaaaataaaaataaaaataaaaaatcaataaataggTATATATACGCAGGCAGCACAGTGCCAGCTTCGATTTATACGATGGATAGTAGAGGGTCGTTGTCGGTGATGGTTCATGTGGAAACCGACGAATCACAGGTGACGCTTACATTGTTGACCACAAACACATACAATGTCATTttcacccacccccacccccacccccaaaaagAATATTTGActactatatttatttttattttttctttccttttttttaatttttagtaccAATAATATAGTTTGCTCGTGGATGATAAATTTCGATGGATTTTGCAAATATTATACTTTAATTCAGTCTAAATGGAGGTTCATTTTACAATTATAGCTAGTGGTGGCTGAAGTGGGAGGCTTCTATTCATATCCAATAGAGAAAGCAGAATATTAGTTAGGAAGAGCTGGAATCGAATTTTTTTGTCACTGTAAATGATGCCAAAGAAAAAAAggtttcaaaaaatataaaattgtaagattaaaaaaaaaaatgattggcAGTGTTTAAGCTCCCTCCCCCACAGCTCCGCCCATATTCACACCCACATACTCCAATTTTCAATTCATGAGTATGCTTGATATTTTAATAAtgttcaataaaatttaaatgagatTCTTTGGAAATATGCAGACATTATGAATTGAAGTAGTGTTTTTATTACATATTTACATTGCAGCTGAAATTGATTTCCAACTAAATTATTTCTGTTGATTAACCGATTTTGAAGAGGAACGCACCTAAacaaattattttgaaaaaCATATCCCAACtaaaagagaaggaaaaaagCTAATGTTGGTGTAACGTAACGTAACCGGGACTCCCGGTCACTTTCCCCCACCGACACCCTGCACCGGTCGCCCCCGCCTCTCGCCGCcaggaaaataaatgaaatataaaaataaaatctcctTAACGTGGGCCCCTCTTCCGCACTCCTCTACCACCACTTCCCATAATTGCACTGTAAACCAATTCTCACTTCTCACCTCACTCCACCACCTCTACACTCATAATATATATGCACATGGTCGTGCATTATGCTTAATCGTTTCCAGCCGAGAGAGGGAAGGAGGGAGGAGCTTGGTTGGCGACTGTAGAAAAAGCTTGTGAAGTTCGATGTTGCTATTCCTAAAAGCTACGGTAAATTAATACTATCTCAATTACACCTTTTAACTGATTTCTTTTGGATGGATTCGGAGCAAAAAGAAATCGCTTTCGCTACTTTCGATGTACTTTGTTCTGTTTTTTACTTTTAACTCTTTTGTGCATTGTTTCAATTCTTAGATCTTGTCGTTTTGGGAATCTGATCAGTTTGCTTGgcttattattttcatcattttttgtAGTGGAGTGtagtttttttttacttctttcTAAATCCGATTGAAGCGGCATTTCGTTCTAGATTGCCTAGGAATAAATTTTGTGGTGGTGTTATTATATTGTCCGAGAATTTTTCTTCTGTGGCGGTTGAATCTATTCGCGGAAATCGCGCATCTCGCCATGGCGGTTACTATCACTACTTTTGCGGCAATGTAACCGTCGGCATTCATCATTTTACTGCCGTGTCACTTTGCCGTGAATCCTTCTTTCGAAATTGCTGATTACGGTGGTAAAATTCTTGCCCTCAGCATAGAGTTTTGTGTGTTTTTTCTGAAACGAATTGAACAGCAAATGTTCTGTTCTGGTTtatttcctctctttttttctttgtttatcACAAGTTCTATGTCCTTTGTTCTGATGTTTTCTTCTTGTGTTATCGAGTGCTCGTTTGATTAAGATAATCACATTTTAGTTCGACTCTGGTGATGAGCGACTCtgttaatttgaaaattggagTGTAGATCTTACTGAATGTGACTAATTTTCTATTGTTCGTCTGATTAAGCTGGAATTTtctgaactctctctctctaatcggCGTGTGGATATAAATAGTGTTTGTTCACGAAAAAAATTGTCGAAATAGAATAAAATTGAGCGGCATCAATTCAGTTCGGTGAACAAGACTCTTTCTTGTCCTTTAAAAACGTTCTCTAGTCTTGATTTCTTATGTGATCTCCATTTTTGTTCTGGTTCAGTGATAAAGGAGAAATATTCTCAGCATGAAGGAGACTGACAGGAGAAAGGGCctaaacaacaaagagaaagCCCGTCCTGCAAGACCTGAAACAAGGGATCGGAAGCTGCCAGGAAAGAATGTTGGTAGAAACTTGAAGGAAAAAGAGGTTGAGGCCAAGCCTTCGTCTGATAAACAGAACATAAATATTTTAGGAAGCGACTTAAAAAGTGGTGCCGAACCATCAGAAGCTTTCGAGAATGTGGTCATAGATTATGTCGATGATGAATGCAGGTCTGAGGAATCACTGCATAATACAAGAACTCTCAAAACGGATGAGAGACAAGGCAATGAGAAATTGACTGATAATTCTAGTGATATGGATATTGTGGATGAATCTGATGCTGAGACTACTAATGATTCAGTTTCGTCTCATGGGGATCCACAAACGGCAGATGAGGGTAAAGCTGAAAAAGTTACCCGGGTTAGAAATCTTTCCTCTGGCTCTGATGGCTCTGCCCAAGCACAGAGATTGAAATCTGATAAGAGAGCAAATAGCCTACAGATCAAAGCATCGAAGCAAACTCCAAGGAAAGGGCCCGAAAAGGGGCTGTTAAAGTCTGCCAAGAGTTCATCGGATagcttgaaaaatatgaaaGTCCATCCAAAACCTCTTTCCGATTCCTCCGAAGGGGCTGATAGTCAACCACTTGAACTGGACAATGGGGTAGATTCCCTGGATGAGGCTTCCAATGGTGCTCATACTGTGTGTAGTGACGATGAAGCAGTTGATACTGAGGAAAGTCACAAGCGAGAAGACAAAGCTGATCAAAATCAAAAGATTGAGGAAATGGAAGCGAGGATTAAGAATCTTGAGAGCGAACTTAGAGAAGTTGCTGCTCTTGAAATTGCACTCTATTCTGTTGTTCCTGAGCATGGTAGCTCCGCACACAAGGTGCATACACCTGCCAGGCGCCTTTCTAGGCTATAT
This window encodes:
- the LOC131001399 gene encoding uncharacterized protein LOC131001399, encoding MPPFKPFATAANTLRARLTPSIRTRGGGGGPSRWTTPGHEERPKGFAFNRTPLPAGESRKWEDWELPCYITSFLTIVILGVGLSAKPDLTIETWAHQKALERLELEASQRADSD